The following DNA comes from Nitrogeniibacter aestuarii.
TCGGGGAGTGGTTGCCCCAGACGACCAGGCTCTTGAGGCTGGCAACGTCACGGCCGGTCTTGGAAGCGAGCTGGGACAGGGCGCGGTTGTGGTCCAGACGCAGCATGCCGGTGAAGTTCTTCGGATTGACGCGGCCGAATTTTTCGGCGGTCTTCATGGCAATGTAGGCGTTGGTGTTGCAGGGATTGCCAACAACCAGGATCTTGCAGTCCGGGTCGGCATACTGGCCAATGGCGGCGCCTTGCACAGTGAAGATCTTGGCGTTTTCGGTCAGCAGGTCCTTGCGCTCCATGCCGGGGCCGCGCGGACGGGCACCGACCAGCAGGGCGACCTGGGCATCCTTGAAGGCAACGTTCGGATCGTCAGTGGCGATCATGCCGGCGAGCAGCGGGAATGCGCAGTCTTCCAGCTCCATCATCACGCCCTTGACGGCTTTTTGCGCCTGCGGAAGATCCAGCAGTTGCAGAATGACCGGCTGGTCCTTGCCAAGCATTTCGCCGCTGGCGATACGGAACAAAAGGCTGTAACCGATTTGACCGGCAGCGCCGGTAACGGCGACGCGAACTGGGGCTTTGCTCATGACGACTCCCTCTCCAGGTGATTAAACGGCTGTTTGATGCCAATGCAATTCGCAGCCTTGAAAAACGGTGCTTTGCGGTATCATATTGCGACCGCACAAAACGCGCTGCATACTAAGGTAGTTCAAACAAAAAATCAATTCATGTCTAATATCTTATATAAGACATAAGACTGGTATTTACCTGACCTGAGTTTTGTGCTGAAATACGCGGATGGCACCTGCGTCCCCAACCTTCAGTCCGCTCTATCGTCAGATCAAGAGTCTGATGATGCATGCGCTCGAATCTGCCGAGTGGCAGCCGGGCCAGGCAATTCCAAGTGAGCAGGAACTTGCCCAGCGCTTCGGCGTGAGTCAAGGTACCGTCCGCAAGGCGATTGACGAAATGGCTGCCGAAAACCTGCTCATTCGCAAGCAGGGCAAGGGCACCTTTGTGGCGTCCCATAACGATCCTCGTGCTTTGTTCCGCTTTCTCCGGCTGGTGCCCGAGAATGGTGATCTTGCGCACCCGACCAGTGTTCCGCTCGAATGCTGGCGCGCCAAGGCGGGGCACGAGGCGTCTCGTGTCTTGCAGATCGAGCCGGGCGAGCCGATCATCATCGTTCGTCGACTTCTCAAATTTAGTTCAAAACCCGTGGTTGTCGACGAAATTTATCTGCCTGGAGAAATTTTTCAGGGGCTGACAATCGAAGTGCTGCAAGGGTGGAACGGTTCGCTCTACAGTCTTTTCGAATCCCGATTCGGGTTGCGGATGATACGCGCCGAAGAGCGCATCCGCGCAGTGGCTGCCGATCGCGGCACCGCCGACACGCTGAATGTGAAGGAAGGTGTTCCGCTGCTATCCGTCGAGCGCGTCACCTATACCTATGGAGACAGGCCGGTTGAATGGCGTCGCGGCCTGTATTCAACCGCCGAGCATTTTTATCTGAATGAATTGAATTAGATCGGGTCGCATGAGCCGGTCTTGGGAAACCGAGCGAAATTGGTGTTCGCTTGTTTTGGGAGTACGGCAGCGATAGCTGTCTTGCAATGAGGGGGAAGTGATGTCCGAAGTGACAGTCAGAAAACAGCGGCCAAAACACTTGGCGCTGAACGAGATCCGTTTGCCATTGCCTGGCATCGTATCCATTCTCCACCGGGTCAGTGGCGCAGGTTTGTTCCTGATGTTGCCGCTGCTCCTTTCCTTGTTTGGTGACAGTGTCGGTTCGCCTGAATCGTTCGCCGCCTACAAGGAAACGGTGTCCAACTGGTTCCTTAAGCTGATCCTCTTCGGTCTGCTGTGGGCCTACCTGCATCACTTCTGTGCCGGTATCCGCTTCCTGTTGCTGGATATGCACAAGGGGCTGGATCTTCAGACCGCGCGTCTGACCTCCAAGATCGTGCTGGGCGTGAGCCTGACGCTGACTGTGATTATCGGGGTGTGGCTATGGTAAAGCGTATTGTTGTCGGGGCTCACTACGGCCTGCGCGATTGGCTGGCGCAGCGTGTCACCGCCACTGTGATGGCGTTGTACACCGTCTTGTTCGCCTTCAAGGCGATTGCGCTGCCCGAAATGAATTACGAAAACTGGAGCGGCATGTTCGCCGGTGGCTTCATGCGTTTTGCCACTTTCCTGTTCTTCATGTCCCTGTTCTACCACGCCTGGGTGGGCGTCCGTGACATCTTCATGGACTACATCAAGCCGGTTGGTGTGCGCCTTGCGCTGCACGTGATCGTGCTGTTCCTGCTCGTTGGTTACGCCGGTTGGGCGGCCCAGATTCTGTGGAGGCTGTAAGCGTGAGTATCGCAAAACGTACTTTTGATGCAGTCATCGTCGGGGCCGGTGGTGCCGGTCTGCGCGCTGCACTGCAACTTTCTGAAGCCGGCCTGAAGACGGCCGTGCTTTCCAAAGTGTTCCCGACCCGTTCGCATACCGTTGCCGCCCAGGGTGGCGTGGCTGCTTCGCTCGGAAACTCGACCGAAGACAACTGGCACTGGCACATGTACGACACCGTCAAGGGGTCGGACTGGCTGGGCGACCAGGATGCCATCGAGTTCATGTGTCGCAAGGCCAATGAAGTGGTCATCGAACTTGAGCACTTCGGTATGCCGTTCGACCGTACCGACAACGGCAAGATCTACCAGCGGCCGTTCGGCGGTCATTCCCAGAACTATGGTCAGTCGCCGGTGATGCGTTCCTGTGCTGCCGCTGACCGTACCGGTCACGCCATGCTGCACGCGCTGTATCAGCGCAACGTGCGGGCAAACACACAGTTCTTCGTCGAGTGGATGGCGCTCGATCTGATCCGCGATGCCGACGGCGACGTGGTGGGCGTGACGGCCATGGAAATGGAAACCGGCGAGGTCACCATCTTCCACGCCAAGGCCACCGTGTTTGCCACGGGTGGTGCAGGGCGTATCTATTACAGCTCCACGAATGCCTTCATCAACACCGGTGACGGTGTCGGTATGGCGGCGCGTGCCGGCATTCCGCTCGAAGACATGGAGTTCTGGCAGTTCCACCCGACCGGCGTGGCCGGTGCTGGCGTGCTGATCACCGAGGGTGTTCGCGGCGAGGGCGGTATCCTGCGTAACTCCGATGGCGAGCGCTTCATGGAACGCTATGCCCCGACCCTGAAGGATCTGGCGTCGCGTGACGTGGTGTCGCGCTCAATGGTGACCGAGATCAACGAAGGTCGCGGTTGCGGTCCTGACAAGGATCACGTGATGCTGGACATCACCCACCTGTCGCCGGACACCATCATGAAGCGCCTGCCGGGTATCCGCGAGATCTCCATCCAGTTCGCGGGTGTTGATCCGATCAAGGCGCCGATTCCGGTCGTGCCGACCTGTCACTACCAGATGGGTGGTATCCCGACCAACTACAAGGGTCAGGTCGTGGTGCCGAAAGACGGCAACCCGAACACCCCGGTGACCGGCTTCTACGCAGCAGGCGAATGTGCCTGCGCATCGGTGCACGGCGCGAACCGTCTCGGTACCAACTCGCTGCTCGATCTGCTGGTGTTTGGCAAGTCAGCGGGCGAAACCGTGGTTGATGACATCCAGTCCGGCAATCTGCGTCTGAAGCCGCTGCCGGAAGATGCGGCCGACTTCGCGCTGGCACGCATGGCCCGTCTGGAAAACCAGACCAATGGCACCGATGTCCATGAAGTGCGCCTCGAAATGCAGCGCGTCATGCAGAAGCACGCCGGCGTGTTCCGCTTCAAGGACCTGCTCGAAGAAGGTGTCAGACAGATCCTCGACGTAGCCGAAAAAGCCAAGAGCACCGAGATCAAGGACAAGTCCAAGGTCTGGAACACCGCGCGCCTCGAAGCGCTGGAACTCGACAACCTGATCGAAGTGGCCAAGGCGACCATGATCTCTGCCGAGAACCGCAAGGAATCCCGTGGTGCCCATGTGCGTGATGACGCGCCGGACACCGAGGAATTCCCCAACGGCCGTAACGACGGTGAGTGGCTGAAGCACACGCTGTGGTTCAGCGAAGACAACCGTCTGGAATACAAGCCGGTTAACCTGGAGCCGATGAACGAAGGCACCAAGGCAATCGCGCTCGCCAAGCGTACCTACTGAGCGCCCGGGAGTCGAAACAATGAGCAAACGTACCGTTCAATTCAAGATCTACCGTTACGATCCGGATCGCGACGACAAGCCCTACATGCAGGACATCTCTGTCGAGCTCGAAGCTTCTGACAAGAAACTGCTGGACGCGCTGGTTCGCCTGAAGGCCAAGGACGACACCCTGTCGTTCCGACGTTCATGCCGTGAAGGTGTGTGTGGCTCCGACGCCATGAACATCAACGGCAAAAACGGCCTGGCCTGTCTGACCGACGTGGACAGTCTGCCGCAGCCGATCACGCTGCGCCCGCTGCCGGGTCTGCCGGTCATTCGCGACCTGATCGTGGACATGACCCAGTTCTTCAAGCAGTACCACTCGATCAAGCCCTACCTCGTGAACAACGAGCCGACGCCGGAGCGTGAGCGCCTGCAGACGCCGGAGGAACGCGAGGAACTCAACGGCCTGTACGAGTGCATCCTGTGTGCCTGCTGCTCGACCTCTTGCCCGTCGTTCTGGTGGAACCCGGACAAGTTCGTTGGCCCGGCTGGCCTGCTGGCTGCCTACCGCTTCCTGGCGGATACGCGCGATCAGGACACCACGGCCCGCCTCGATAACCTCGAGGATCCGTATCGCCTGTTCCGTTGTCACTCCATCATGAACTGTGTTGACGTCTGTCCGAAGAGTCTGAACCCGACCAAAGCGATCGGGAAGATCAAGGACATGATGGTCAGCCGCGCGGTATGACAATCAATCGGGGGCGCGTTCGGTGGCACTGTCGTCGGGCTCTTCTGGAGCTTGACCTGGTGTTTTCGCGCTTCCTCGATGACCAGTTTGACCACTTGAGCGATGCTCAGGTGGAAGATTTGCAGGAACTGCTGAACCTCGAAGATCACGACCTTTGGGCCATGGTCAACGGGAGCAAGGAATGCACCGAAAAGCGCTGGTCGCTGTTCATCGAGATGCTGCGCCACTCCAGTGACGCAGCCCGCTCGGGCGACGCGTAATAACTACGGGTAACACAGAGGACGAGTCATGAGCACTGAACGTAACGCAACTCTTACGATCGACGGGAATTCCTACGACTTTCCGATCATGTCCGGCACCCACGGCAACGATGTCATCGACATTCGCAAGCTGGGTGGCCAGACGGGTCTTTTCACTTACGATTCCGGTTTCCTTTCCACCGCAAGCTGCAAATCCACTGTCACCTTCATTGATGGCGACAAGGGCGAGCTGCTCTACCGCGGTTACCCGATCGAGCAACTGGCAGACAACTGCAACTTCCTGGAAGTCGCCTACCTGCTGAAGAATGGTGAGCTGCCGAATGCCGCCGAAAAGGAAGCATTCGAGACCACCATCAAGAACCACACCATGCTGCACGACCAGATGACCAAGTTCTACTCTGGTTTCCGTCGTGATGCGCACCCCATGGCTGTCATGGTCGGTGTCGTGGGTGCCCTGTCGGCCTTCTACCACGATGCGCTGGATCTGCAGGACGCCGAGCACCGCAATGTGTCGTTCAACCGCCTGGTCGCCAAGCTGCCGACCATCGTTGCCATGGCGTACAAGTACAACACCGGGCAACCGTTCATGTACCCGCGCAACGACCTGAGCTACACCGCCAACTTCATGCACATGATGTTCGGCACCCCGTGCGAGGAGTACAAGCCGAACCCGACGCTGGTGCACGCCCTTGACACCATCTTCACCCTGCACGCCGATCACGAGCAGAACGCGTCGACCTCGACCGTGCGTCTCGCAGGTTCCTCCGGGGCCAACCCGTTTGCGTGTATCTCCGCCGGCATCGCTTGCCTGTGGGGCCCCGCCCACGGCGGTGCGAACGAAGCCTGCCTGCAGATGCTCGAAGAGATCGGCGATGTCTCCAAGGTCGGTGAGTACATCAATCGCGCAAAAGACAAGAGCGATTCGTTCAAGCTGATGGGTTTCGGTCACCGGGTCTACAAGAACTTCGATCCGCGTGCCAAGCTGATGCGCAAGGTGTGCTACGACGTGCTGGGCGAGCTGGGTCTGGAAAACGACCGCCTCTTCAAGCTCGCCATGGAACTCGAGAAGATCGCTCTGGAAGACGAGTACTTCGTCGAGAAGAAGCTGTACCCGAACGTCGATTTCTACTCTGGCATCGTCCAGAAGGCGCTCGGTATCCCGACCTCCATGTTCACCTGCATCTTCGCGCTTGCGCGTACGGTGGGCTGGATGACTCAGTGGGAAGAAATGA
Coding sequences within:
- a CDS encoding malate dehydrogenase — its product is MSKAPVRVAVTGAAGQIGYSLLFRIASGEMLGKDQPVILQLLDLPQAQKAVKGVMMELEDCAFPLLAGMIATDDPNVAFKDAQVALLVGARPRGPGMERKDLLTENAKIFTVQGAAIGQYADPDCKILVVGNPCNTNAYIAMKTAEKFGRVNPKNFTGMLRLDHNRALSQLASKTGRDVASLKSLVVWGNHSPTMYADYRFCESNGDNVKGLVNDEAWNRDVFLPTVGKRGAAIIEARGLSSAASAANAAIDHIRDWVLGSNGEWVTMGVPSDGSYGIPEGIIYGFPCTTENGEYKIVQGLEIDEFSKDRMDNTLNELLEERDGVKDLL
- a CDS encoding GntR family transcriptional regulator; translation: MAPASPTFSPLYRQIKSLMMHALESAEWQPGQAIPSEQELAQRFGVSQGTVRKAIDEMAAENLLIRKQGKGTFVASHNDPRALFRFLRLVPENGDLAHPTSVPLECWRAKAGHEASRVLQIEPGEPIIIVRRLLKFSSKPVVVDEIYLPGEIFQGLTIEVLQGWNGSLYSLFESRFGLRMIRAEERIRAVAADRGTADTLNVKEGVPLLSVERVTYTYGDRPVEWRRGLYSTAEHFYLNELN
- the sdhC gene encoding succinate dehydrogenase, cytochrome b556 subunit; amino-acid sequence: MSEVTVRKQRPKHLALNEIRLPLPGIVSILHRVSGAGLFLMLPLLLSLFGDSVGSPESFAAYKETVSNWFLKLILFGLLWAYLHHFCAGIRFLLLDMHKGLDLQTARLTSKIVLGVSLTLTVIIGVWLW
- the sdhD gene encoding succinate dehydrogenase, hydrophobic membrane anchor protein — protein: MVKRIVVGAHYGLRDWLAQRVTATVMALYTVLFAFKAIALPEMNYENWSGMFAGGFMRFATFLFFMSLFYHAWVGVRDIFMDYIKPVGVRLALHVIVLFLLVGYAGWAAQILWRL
- the sdhA gene encoding succinate dehydrogenase flavoprotein subunit produces the protein MSIAKRTFDAVIVGAGGAGLRAALQLSEAGLKTAVLSKVFPTRSHTVAAQGGVAASLGNSTEDNWHWHMYDTVKGSDWLGDQDAIEFMCRKANEVVIELEHFGMPFDRTDNGKIYQRPFGGHSQNYGQSPVMRSCAAADRTGHAMLHALYQRNVRANTQFFVEWMALDLIRDADGDVVGVTAMEMETGEVTIFHAKATVFATGGAGRIYYSSTNAFINTGDGVGMAARAGIPLEDMEFWQFHPTGVAGAGVLITEGVRGEGGILRNSDGERFMERYAPTLKDLASRDVVSRSMVTEINEGRGCGPDKDHVMLDITHLSPDTIMKRLPGIREISIQFAGVDPIKAPIPVVPTCHYQMGGIPTNYKGQVVVPKDGNPNTPVTGFYAAGECACASVHGANRLGTNSLLDLLVFGKSAGETVVDDIQSGNLRLKPLPEDAADFALARMARLENQTNGTDVHEVRLEMQRVMQKHAGVFRFKDLLEEGVRQILDVAEKAKSTEIKDKSKVWNTARLEALELDNLIEVAKATMISAENRKESRGAHVRDDAPDTEEFPNGRNDGEWLKHTLWFSEDNRLEYKPVNLEPMNEGTKAIALAKRTY
- a CDS encoding succinate dehydrogenase iron-sulfur subunit, which produces MSKRTVQFKIYRYDPDRDDKPYMQDISVELEASDKKLLDALVRLKAKDDTLSFRRSCREGVCGSDAMNINGKNGLACLTDVDSLPQPITLRPLPGLPVIRDLIVDMTQFFKQYHSIKPYLVNNEPTPERERLQTPEEREELNGLYECILCACCSTSCPSFWWNPDKFVGPAGLLAAYRFLADTRDQDTTARLDNLEDPYRLFRCHSIMNCVDVCPKSLNPTKAIGKIKDMMVSRAV
- a CDS encoding FAD assembly factor SdhE — translated: MTINRGRVRWHCRRALLELDLVFSRFLDDQFDHLSDAQVEDLQELLNLEDHDLWAMVNGSKECTEKRWSLFIEMLRHSSDAARSGDA
- the gltA gene encoding citrate synthase produces the protein MSTERNATLTIDGNSYDFPIMSGTHGNDVIDIRKLGGQTGLFTYDSGFLSTASCKSTVTFIDGDKGELLYRGYPIEQLADNCNFLEVAYLLKNGELPNAAEKEAFETTIKNHTMLHDQMTKFYSGFRRDAHPMAVMVGVVGALSAFYHDALDLQDAEHRNVSFNRLVAKLPTIVAMAYKYNTGQPFMYPRNDLSYTANFMHMMFGTPCEEYKPNPTLVHALDTIFTLHADHEQNASTSTVRLAGSSGANPFACISAGIACLWGPAHGGANEACLQMLEEIGDVSKVGEYINRAKDKSDSFKLMGFGHRVYKNFDPRAKLMRKVCYDVLGELGLENDRLFKLAMELEKIALEDEYFVEKKLYPNVDFYSGIVQKALGIPTSMFTCIFALARTVGWMTQWEEMMTDPEYKIGRPRQLYVGAARRDVVPLDKRG